A window of the Microplitis mediator isolate UGA2020A chromosome 5, iyMicMedi2.1, whole genome shotgun sequence genome harbors these coding sequences:
- the LOC130668171 gene encoding protein PRRC2C-like isoform X7 produces MSTLSGIVSKGEKGKSKFQSLDINSLYRVSRGESLEQHQQKSTLPRKHGMQSLGKVPSARRPPANLPSLKSEYSSSDPAVSLVPSGGSGWATTKEQSPNTNTTTTTNATAAPLSDTSTTNSSPQCAPATSVQPSVAAASPPSQQQQPQSLPSQQQQQQQQQNTTQSPHSSEQSGNKSSWSAIMSRPGDAGTPVVSAAVGYAGLVGGGRPGRGALGLSFLAHQSPQFQHEFPSLSGQPSVSVTNSNNGNQQTTTQQSSSSTASNVISVNAQHQSLLPQQPYPHNHSGAPVGQQQSQQNRELNAQYGPGPSLRPQTEGSWIQGGSRTPGAGAGTGGGSTQVGQGPPVGIAGTPGHSEGLGGGRPSLGQSPAMGSVPAGQPNQGAAVSSSGNNAAATPGPNLHHYRGLIPPFMYNRGNFPAAGGFPPQIPSNMTSASGGGGGGGGGGGPRPRFNPADRFTPQSRAPQERERPPVDDEVITRPIIKEEDLTRMDDISHDPGWAAHDDIDYNQKLAFSDDENEPDANSHVNSSSNNSNANTMTMKKDEKVEQSPPKDDKAQSDSSLDDKERLRDNESPRDTKDTRGDLSSAHRPWYQDRVGSGQGGPGPNGPPRDYRGTNGPPIRDNYNQSTQPPMRPAHPLRGVEEEEIWNQRRREHGEIVASAVVRARQRKEEEEKRFQESKQAAAKKLQDLEQKMKKKMAKKDDDVVSIPETKGLINIPPVPIPVPEWERERENRERESRDRERSRTSSEGKDETNKVARDSRDRELVRENRDTRDTRDTRDTRDTRDNRDTRDNRDTRDIRDTRESRDTREPAGDFSSNRSSFIRPQDVTRAERDRDRDQRENRDRDRENRDRDQPAFSRQFQSNLPPRFQKQQAERSGGGYNRVSPSAERTTSQPNVPFSQQYDPARWSSHNSSNSSGVKPSHSMPLPQRRRTDSDITNPLDDDPRPPSRDHGNQRSRDDRFRPAIHHIFDSRKSGYHDDYNRGSGGGYKDDYTRDHDDRQHGGRESWERERERDRNYDDNKDRDSHSRNSRDSRDFKDTRDFRDRDTRDGRDSRDARDNRDSRDSRDTRDSRDIREKDYDSSSYMKQSSQQDSMDDRESQRERSESGEWAGDTRRDERGPSTDDNRREPLLISRDDRIDRNERPQRPDSRDSRASRESKTSSLRDDDFHKSRDSSSWVHDLTDYEEKKRELYRDDHHRERERDRRQVPGPITREKLQAEELKSEKRNLTQLKRGGSSSNSGIGSGSNAGIDSDKKDNKESPTDTKKEPEVWNRKLERTPETMRSAVTVERNDNSPKAWADAVSPTFEKNEEKIITQESAAKDEKDISELKASMEKLIVEKREEAQHNEEIKDDPKDEKRDKNVRNRTNSGSFRGRESSSRGGRTWGGAYNVYTRGWRGSETRGRRGGGSRSMGRPGSAKSGSYGHTDSEVSGDEISGSTESGKEERRSAVSPKPVAQKNDKDERNREVSRRDDKRSNEYPPSRGEKRGGFDGRPSREGFAPSGEPSRRGRGGFRSRGATSGGRMEGYGPPPSKSPFSTERINADEKNPGSQNSPSPAIEVDNNQSSAIESSDDKMIAKQQALTAGITGRRNKSPNVPANQGGQKHDSVHGNVSHPAGLQKNQPKKDDSRSKRPRSGSRRGRDNRERPRGGNPVKSNSADVGNEEWETTSENSEEHIDDHKDSRNAHNKHRGGGAGAGGNQTTGNNNSNSQNNRRHEQIGNNRDQREKSKSNVSSRAPGAEKRNAQNAAFNQRNHSGNMLPPQGGGGGTQTQNGRPRSQGSANSGPMTEKGLKETTINRVDEIKLSDPNLVDQVMKDINKKSQSRDKKSVESEIEANSYSTGGDDGGNSAEDKVDADGFQEVRSKKNLKDSRHGQLKEEPNKPPSRREKDKERERDRSKSKSNGPQPPTPQQIQNIPPLLGQPIPQPANMPKSFDRNPNRNKLAPRFQKQKLAKQQQQHSNSDGSIDSNKVNANSNYVKDSSAGNGGNGNGGNGGSGPAPPPSVNAWDKPFTSQLRSNSPNSNIPADIQLMSGLTGSDHPHDINEQAASAGSSQRNSPSGEKIIKPTKESAVDKNVSDASSPPVQTLIFENTNYSKTTKTGPEMAIKSKFSNHMKPPQRVVDKRDMDDDTNQLQQQHQQQQQALSVAFSSKPANDLIKDKSQDPIQMPLSFNKSEDSADMKLDFTFDADLSQLTDEKSKSIGMPRSMHMTGVQSTISPSTAELNLKIASVKKVWENASMPTVVEHEDGSVVSTANSFPQSFETGDVEDTYSPHPQYNQNNMKNEIATSTNVCKLVPPQVKPQQQSSGSGGAQTGSTVPGPSPIGPGQSPIGHPPASLQGPLSPPPFNSTGQPSHINYQEFPQYPGSQAAQYGSMSAIPSPPAVLFNTGSGQLPAQAGSLYGAFQLDQSRSPFTQYPPYGPSLQSSFNQQNVYLQQPPPPPHAPNAAAPDMYQNNLSQYRIPAAAAPPFGQNQQLSNNPNTVLISSSSNSLMSASVKPSSQSIGAIGTKAPHFQAQSAQPNQLAYIPYDPNQVLGVSGNYMGNSQLVQRPGPNVQQTANSYYSATSADVFPGSQTGFYQPGGTQQTGTHYGLQGFGQHSQSLATGNATPVNLQSFSSQFLSGSGIQLAAAAAAQQYRNPTGGLQGPANAAATFLSKHQQQEQPRQLKSPSGNQQDVLASVFSSTPQIPSPKSRNCKQQSQSQQPQPSPTQHHKYQQYQGVSQSALVSSYNNYVLQQNVRGMGMPRAGIQPSQQRYPPPIQRPVVPFPPGPNPNNPSQQQQNCIPSQQNQVNRHRPNIHQQQQRNIKMQQQYYSGQGQFRNVLN; encoded by the exons ATGTCTACTCTGTCGGGGATCGTGTCGAAGGGGGAGAAAGGAAAATCAAAGTTTCAATCGCTAGATATCAATAGTTTGTACCGGGTGAGCAGG GGAGAATCATTGGAACAACACCAACAAAAAAGCACATTACCACGGAAACATGGAATGCAGAGTTTGGGAAAGGTGCCTTCGGCACGGCGCCCACCGGCTAATTTGCCTAGTTTAAAAAGTGAATACAGCAGCAGTGATCCAGCTGTAAGTCTTGTCCCTAGTGGCGGAAGCGGTTGGGCAACAACTAAGGAACAATCACCTAATACTAATACCACAACAACTACCAACGCAACAGCTGCTCCGTTATCTGACACTTCAACT ACTAACTCATCGCCACAATGTGCGCCTGCGACCTCAGTCCAGCCATCAGTGGCAGCAGCTTCACCTCCATCACAGCAACAGCAGCCCCAGTCACTGCCAAgtcagcagcagcagcagcagcagcagcagaacACAACCCAGTCTCCACATTCCTCCGAACAATCAGGGAACAAATCATCATGGAGTGCAATTATGAGCAGACCCGGGGATGCCG GTACACCCGTCGTGTCAGCTGCGGTTGGTTACGCGGGACTCGTGGGGGGCGGGAGACCGGGAAGAGGTGCCCTAGGACTGAGTTTCCTCGCCCATCAGTCCCCGCAGTTCCAACACGAGTTTCCCAGTCTCAGTGGACAGCCCTCGGTCTCAGTAACGAACAGCAACAACGGGAACCAACAGACTACCACTCAACAGTCGTCCTCCTCGACAGCTTCAAATGTCATCTCGGTCAATGCCCAGCATCAATCGTTGCTACCGCAACAGCCGTATCCCCACAACCACTCAG gTGCTCCAGTAGGACAGCAACAGTCACAACAAAACCGCGAGCTGAATGCCCAGTACGGACCTGGACCGAGTCTAAGGCCACAAA cggAGGGGAGCTGGATACAAGGTGGAAGCCGCACACCAGGAGCCGGAGCTGGTACAGGAGGTGGGAGTACTCAGGTGGGCCAGGGCCCCCCTGTAGGTATTGCAGGAACGCCAGGACACTCAGAAGGACTAGGTGGCGGACGTCCGAGCTTGGGACAGTCGCCTGCCATGGGTTCGGTCCCGGCAGGCCAACCGAATCAAGGCGCCGCTGTATCCTCGAGTGGAAACAATGCAGCAGCAACTCCTGGCCCAAATTTACATCACTATCGCGGACTTATTCCCCCATTTATGTACAATCGGGGAAACTTTCCAGCAGCTGGTGGTTTTCCTCCACAAATACCGTCGAATATGACAAGTGCAAGTGGTGGAGGTGGAGGTGGAGGAGGCGGTGGCGGGCCCCGGCCGCGTTTCAATCCGGCCGACCGTTTTACGCCTCAGTCACGAGCCCCGCAGGAGCGTGAACGTCCCCCAGTGGATGATGAAGTTATTACACGTCCTATTATTAAGGAAGAGGATTTAACACGAATGGATGACATTTCACATGATCCTGGTTGGGCTGCCCATGATGATATTGATTATAATCAGAAGCTGGCATTCAGTGACGATGAAAATGAACCAGATGCTAATTCACACGTTAATTCGAGttctaataattcaaatgCTAATACTATGACTATGAAAAAGGATGAAAAGGTGGAACAGTCTCCGCCAAAAGATGATAAAGCTCAGTCTGATAGTTCGCTTGATGACAAAGAAAGACTTAGAGACAATGAATCGCCTAGAGACACTAAAGATACCCGGGGTGATTTGTCATCAGCACATCGTCCGTGGTATCAAGACAGAGTAGGCTCTGGTCAAGGTGGCCCTGGTCCTAATGGACCCCCGCGCGATTACCGTGGCACCAATGGCCCTCCGATAAGAGACAACTACAATCAATCAACCCAACCGCCAATGCGTCCCGCTCACCCTCTCAGAGGAGTCGAGGAAGAAGAAATATGGAATCAACGTAGACGTGAGCACGGCGAAATAGTTGCTTCGGCTGTCGTACGTGCGCGTCAACGCAAAGAAGAAGAGGAAAAACGTTTTCAAGAATCAAAGCAGGCGGCAGCTAAAAAATTACAGgatttagaacaaaaaatgAAGAAGAAAATGGCTAAGAAAGATGACGATGTTGTGTCTATTCCCGAGACGAAAGGTTTGATAAATATTCCACCAGTGCCTATACCCGTGCCTGAGTGGGAGCGCGAGCGAGAGAATCGCGAGCGTGAAAGCCGTGATCGTGAACGTTCACGCACATCTTCCGAGGGTAAGGATGAGACCAATAAAGTAGCACGTGATTCACGTGACCGTGAATTGGTACGTGAGAATCGCGACACTAGAGATACCAGAGACACCAGAGATACTAGAGACACCAGAGATAATAGAGACACCAGAGACAATCGAGACACTAGAGACATTAGAGATACCAGGGAAAGCAGAGACACTAGAGAGCCAGCTGGTGATTTTTCTTCAAACCGTTCCAGTTTCATCAGACCACAGGATGTTACACGCGCTGAGAGAGATCGCGATCGTGATCAGCGTGAAAATCGTGACCGTGATCGCGAGAACCGCGACCGTGATCAGCCAGCATTCTCGCGGCAATTCCAGAGTAATTTGCCACCGCGTTTTCAGAAACAGCAGGCCGAGAGAAGCGGCGGTGGGTACAATCGCGTCTCACCAAGCGCCGAGAGAACAACTTCGCAACCCAACGTGCCCTTTTCTCAGCAATATGATCCAGCAAGATGGTCCTCTCACAACTCATCAAACTCAAGCGGCGTCAAGCCATCTCACTCAATGCCACTGCCACAACGTCGTCGTACTGATTCAGACATAACTAATCCACTTGATGACGATCCACGTCCTCCGTCTCGTGATCACGGGAACCAGCGATCACGCGATGACAGATTCCGACCGGCTATACACCATATATTTGATTCCCGTAAATCTGGCTATCATGATGACTACAATAGAGGCAGCGGAGGAGGCTACAAAGACGATTACACCCGTGATCATGATGACAGACAACATGGAGGCCGTGAATCCTGGGAACGTGAACGCGAACGTGATCGCAACTACGATGATAATAAAGACAGAGATTCACACTCACGTAACTCACGGGACTCGCGTGACTTCAAAGACACTCGAGACTTTCGTGACCGCGATACCAGAGACGGTCGCGACAGTCGTGATGCTCGCGACAATCGTGATTCCCGCGACAGTCGCGATACCCGTGATAGCCGTGACATCAGAGAAAAAGATTACGACAGCAGTTCGTACATGAAACAGTCAAGCCAGCAGGACTCTATGGATGACCGCGAATCACAGCGGGAACGTTCTGAAAGCGGAGAGTGGGCTGGAGATACCCGTCGTGACGAACGCGGTCCTTCCACTGACGACAATCGTCGTGAGCCTTTACTTATATCCCGCGATGATCGTATCGACAGAAATGAAAGACCACAGCGACCGGATTCACGCGACTCACGTGCATCCCGTGAATCAAAAACTTCTTCCTTACGCGATGATGATTTTCATAAATCACGTGATTCGTCTTCTTGGGTTCACGATTTAACTGATTACGAGGAGAAAAAACGTGAACTGTATCGCGATGATCATCATCGTGAACGTGAACGAGACAGGAGACAAGTCCCTGGTCCTATTACCCGCGAGAAACTCCAAGCCGAAGAATTGAAAAGCGAAAAACGGAATCTCACTCAGCTTAAACGAGGCGGAAGTAGCAGCAACAGTGGAATCGGTAGCGGAAGTAATGCCGGAATTGATTCCGACAAAAAGGATAATAAAGAATCACCAACGGATACGAAAAAAGAACCGGAAGTTTGGAATAGAAAATTAGAACGTACTCCTGAGACAATGCGTTCTGCTGTAACTGTCGAAAGAAATGACAACTCACCGAAAGCCTGGGCAGACGCTGTCTCACCGACCTTTGAAaagaatgaagaaaaaataattactcaagaGTCTGCGGCTAAAGACGAAAAAGATATAAGTGAATTGAAAGCCAGTATGGAAAAATTGATCGTTGAAAAACGTGAAGAAGCGCAGCacaatgaagaaataaaagatGATCCGAAAGACGAGAAACGTGACAAGAATGTAAGGAATCGAACCAACAGCGGTAGCTTCCGTGGACGGGAATCATCATCACGTGGTGGCCGTACATGGGGTGGCGCTTACAATGTTTACACACGTGGATGGCGTGGTTCTGAGACACGTGGTCGCCGTGGCGGTGGGTCGCGATCAATGGGACGTCCTGGTTCCGCTAAAAGTGGATCATACGGTCACACGGATTCGGAAGTAAGTGGGGATGAAATTTCTGGCTCAACTGAGTCGGGTAAAGAAGAGCGAAGATCTGCTGTTTCACCCAAACCTGTTGCCCAGAAAAACGACAAAGATGAACGTAACCGCGAAGTGTCAAGACGCGATGACAAACGCAGCAATGAATATCCACCAAGTCGCGGTGAAAAACGCGGCGGATTTGACGGACGACCAAGTCGCGAAGGTTTCGCGCCCTCGGGTGAACCTTCTAGACGTGGTCGTGGTGGGTTTCGATCACGTGGAGCAACTTCCGGTGGGAGGATGGAAGGGTACGGGCCACCACCCAGCAAGAGCCCGTTCTCCACCGAGAGAATCAACGCCGACGAAAAGAATCCCGGGTCACAAAATTCTCCATCACCGGCGATAGAAGTTGACAACAACCAGAGCTCAGCAATTGAGTCATCAGACGATAAGATGATTGCAAAGCAGCAGGCACTCACGGCAGGTATCACTGGCAGACGCAATAAATCACCAAACGTACCAGCAAATCAAGGAGGGCAAAAACATGACTCAGTTCACGGCAATGTGAGTCATCCCGCAGGATTACAGAAGAATCAGCCGAAGAAAGATGACTCAAGATCCAAAAGACCACGCAGTGGAAGCCGACGCGGGCGTGACAACCGCGAACGTCCACGTGGTGGCAATCCAGTGAAGTCTAATTCAGCTGACGTCGGTAACGAAGAGTGGGAGACAACTTCGGAGAACAGCGAGGAGCATATTGATGACCACAAGGATTCGCGAAATGCTCACAATAAACATCGCGGCGGCGGTGCTGGTGCTGGTGGTAATCAGACTACTGGAAATAACAACAGTAACTCTCAGAATAATCGTAGACATGAACAAATAGGTAATAATCGTGAtcaacgtgaaaaatctaaatCTAACGTCAGTTCACGTGCTCCAGGTGCTGAGAAACGAAATGCACAGAACGCTGCTTTTAATCAGCGCAATCATTCCGGTAATATGCTACCACCCCAAGGTGGAGGTGGAGGTACACAGACACAAAATGGCAGACCAAGAAGTCAAGGCTCCGCCAACAGCGGTCCCATGACGGAAAAAGGTCTGAAGGAAACGACAATTAACCGCGTTGATGAAATAAAACTCAGTGATCCGAATCTCGTGGATCAGGTGATGAAAGATATCAATAAAAAGTCTCAGAGTCGTGATAAAAAATCAGTGGAATCGGAAATTGAGGCCAATAGTTACTCGACTGGTGGTGATGACGGCGGGAACAGTGCGGAAGATAAAGTCGACGCAGATGGATTCCAGGAGGTTCGGTCGAAAAAGAATCTAAAGGATTCCCGACACGGACAGTTGAAGGAAGAACCCAATAAGCCGCCGTCGCGTAGAGAAAAAGACAAGGAACGTGAACGCGATCGTTCTAAATCAAAGTCAAACGGTCCGCAGCCTCCTACGCCACAGCAAATTCAAAACATACCGCCACTGTTGGGTCAACCAATTCCACAGCCCGCAAATATGCCCAAGTCATTTGACAGGAATCCGAATCGTAATAAACTTGCGCCCAGATTCCAGAAACAGAAGTTGGCtaaacagcagcagcaacattCAAATTCCGATGGCAGTATCGACTCAAATAAAGTAAACGCTAATTCAAATTACGTTAAAGATTCATCAGCCGGGAACGGTGGCAACGGGAACGGAGGCAACGGCGGAAGTGGTCCAGCGCCACCCCCATCCGTAAATGCCTGGGATAAACCATTTACCAGTCAACTGAGATCGAATTCACCGAACTCTAATATTCCAGCAGacatccaattaatgtccgGGTTAACTGGCTCCGATCATCCGCACGACATCAACGAGCAAGCAGCATCTGCCGGTAGCAGTCAGCGTAATTCCCCAAGTGgtgagaaaataataaagcCTACGAAAGAATCAGCTGTTGATAAAAATGTGTCAGATGCGTCCTCGCCACCCGTTCAAACTCTGATATTTGAAAACACGAATTACTCAAAGACAACAAAGACTGGTCCGGAGATGGcgatcaagtcgaaattttcaAACCACATGAAACCGCCCCAGCGTGTTGTCGACAAACGGGACATGGATGACGATACCAATCAACTGCAGCAGCAgcatcagcagcagcagcaagcGCTGTCGGTTGCCTTCTCCAGTAAGCCTGCTAATGACTTGATAAAAGATAAATCTCAAGATCCAATTCAAATGCCACTGTCATTCAACAAAAGTGAAGACAGCGCTGATATGAAACTCGATTTTACTTTTGACGCTGACTTATCACAATTAACTgatgaaaaaagtaaaagcaTCGGCATGCCGCGGTCAATGCACATGACTGGCGTCCAAAGCACCATTTCGCCGTCAACTGCTGAGCTTAATCTCAAGATTGCATCTGTTAAGAAAGTATGGGAGAATGCGTCGATGCCGACTGTAGTAGAGCACGAGGACGGCAGCGTTGTGTCAACGGCAAATAGTTTTCCTCAGAGCTTCGAGACCGGGGATGTTGAGGACACTTACAGTCCGCATCCGCAGTACAATCAGaataacatgaaaaatgaaatcGCGACCTCAACAAATGTATGCAAG CTGGTTCCCCCGCAGGTGAAGCCGCAGCAGCAATCCTCCGGGAGTGGCGGCGCGCAAACAGGCTCCACTGTACCTGGTCCCAGTCCCATTGGCCCTGGCCAGAGTCCCATCGGGCATCCGCCAGCCAGTCTTCAAGGTCCCCTGAGTCCTCCTCCATTCAATTCTACTGGACAACCCTCTCACATAAATTATCAG GAATTCCCACAGTATCCAGGATCACAGGCAGCACAATACGGCAGTATGTCTGCTATTCCATCGCCACCAGCAGTACTATTTAATACTGGCTCTGGTCAATTACCCGCTCAAGCTGGTAGTCTTTACGGTGCATTCCAGTTGGATCAAAGTCGATCACCTTTTACTCAGTATCCACCATACGGTCCTTCTCTACAGAGTTCATTTAACCAACAGAACGTGTACTTACAACAGCCACCGCCACCACCACACGCTCCCAATGCAGCAGCACCCGATATGTATCAGAATAATTTGTCGCAGTATCGTATTCCCGCGGCAGCTGCACCGCCTTTTGGACAAAATCAACAGCTAAGCAATAATCCAAATACTGTCTTGATAAGTTCATCCTCAAACTCACTCATGTCAGCGAGTGTTAAACCTTCGTCCCAGTCTATCGGTGCTATTGGTACCAAGGCACCACATTTTCAAGCACAATCTGCTCAACCCAATCAG TTGGCGTACATACCGTATGACCCAAACCAAGTGCTAGGTGTCAGTGGAAATTACATGGGAAATTCACAGTTGGTTCAAAGACCTGGTCCTAATGTACAGCAGACAGCTAATAGTTACTACAGTGCAACATCTGCTG ATGTATTTCCCGGGTCGCAAACAGGATTTTACCAACCCGGAGGCACACAACAAACAGGAACACACTACGGTCTCCAGGGGTTTGGTCAGCACAGCCAGAGTTTAGCAACTGGTAATGCAACGCCCGTTAATCTACAGAGTTTTAGTTCGCAATTTCTTTCTGGATCGGGAATACAATTAGCCGCGGCAGCTGCTGCCCAACAGTACCGTAATCCCACTGGTGGATTACAGGGCCCGGCTAACGCTGCGGCAACTTTTCTCAGCAAACATCAGCAACAGGAACAACCCAGACAACTGAAAAGCCCATCGGGAAATCAACAAGATGTGTTGGCTTCAGTTTTTAGCTCAA cacCACAAATACCATCACCTAAATCACGAAATTGTAAACAACAATCGCAATCTCAACAACCACAGCCAAGTCCAACTCAGCATCATAAATATCAACAGTATCAGGGCGTCAGTCAGTCTGCTCTGGTAAGCAGCTACaataactat gttCTTCAACAAAATGTCCGTGGAATGGGTATGCCACGTGCTGGTATCCAACCGTCACAACAACGCTACCCACCGCCAATCCAAAGACCCGTGGTGCCATTTCCACCCGGTCCGAACCCCAACAACCCGAGTCAGCAACAGCAAAACTGCATACCCTCGCAACAAAATCAAGTGAACCGACACAGGCCCAACATTCATCAACAGCAGCAGCGTAATATTAAAATGCAACAGCAATATTATTCGGGACAAGGTCAGTTTCGAAATG ttTTAAATTAA